A window from Saccharomyces cerevisiae S288C chromosome XIII, complete sequence encodes these proteins:
- the PHO84 gene encoding phosphate transporter PHO84 (High-affinity inorganic phosphate (Pi) transporter; also low-affinity manganese transporter; regulated by Pho4p and Spt7p; mutation confers resistance to arsenate; exit from the ER during maturation requires Pho86p; cells overexpressing Pho84p accumulate heavy metals but do not develop symptoms of metal toxicity) — translation MSSVNKDTIHVAERSLHKEHLTEGGNMAFHNHLNDFAHIEDPLERRRLALESIDDEGFGWQQVKTISIAGVGFLTDSYDIFAINLGITMMSYVYWHGSMPGPSQTLLKVSTSVGTVIGQFGFGTLADIVGRKRIYGMELIIMIVCTILQTTVAHSPAINFVAVLTFYRIVMGIGIGGDYPLSSIITSEFATTKWRGAIMGAVFANQAWGQISGGIIALILVAAYKGELEYANSGAECDARCQKACDQMWRILIGLGTVLGLACLYFRLTIPESPRYQLDVNAKLELAAAAQEQDGEKKIHDTSDEDMAINGLERASTAVESLDNHPPKASFKDFCRHFGQWKYGKILLGTAGSWFTLDVAFYGLSLNSAVILQTIGYAGSKNVYKKLYDTAVGNLILICAGSLPGYWVSVFTVDIIGRKPIQLAGFIILTALFCVIGFAYHKLGDHGLLALYVICQFFQNFGPNTTTFIVPGECFPTRYRSTAHGISAASGKVGAIIAQTALGTLIDHNCARDGKPTNCWLPHVMEIFALFMLLGIFTTLLIPETKRKTLEEINELYHDEIDPATLNFRNKNNDIESSSPSQLQHEA, via the coding sequence ATGAGTTCCGTCAATAAAGATACTATTCATGTTGCTGAAAGAAGTCTTCATAAAGAACACCTTACCGAAGGTGGTAACATGGCCTTCCACAACCATTTGAATGATTTTGCTCATATTGAAGATCCTCtggaaagaagaagattggCTTTGGAGTCCATCGATGACGAAGGTTTCGGTTGGCAACAAGTTAAGACCATCTCCATTGCTGGTGTTGGTTTCTTGACAGATTCTTATGATATTTTTGCCATTAATTTGGGTATCACTATGATGTCCTACGTTTACTGGCACGGTAGTATGCCAGGTCCAAGTCAAACCTTGTTGAAGGTTTCCACTTCTGTTGGTACTGTTATTGGTCAATTTGGTTTTGGTACTTTAGCTGATATTGTTGGTCGTAAGAGAATTTATGGTATGGAACTTATTATCATGATTGTCTGTACCATTCTGCAAACCACTGTTGCTCATTCTCCTGCTATTAACTTCGTTGCTGTTTTAACATTCTACCGTATTGTCATGGGTATTGGTATCGGTGGTGACTACCCACTATCTTCTATTATTACTTCTGAATTTGCCACTACCAAATGGAGAGGTGCCATCATGGGTGCTGTCTTTGCTAACCAAGCTTGGGGTCAAATCTCCGGTGGTATCATCGCTCTTATCTTGGTTGCTGCTTACAAGGGCGAACTAGAATACGCAAACTCTGGTGCTGAATGTGATGCTAGATGTCAAAAGGCTTGTGACCAAATGTGGAGAATCCTTATTGGGTTGGGTACCGTTCTAGGGTTGGCATGTTTGTATTTCAGATTAACTATTCCAGAATCTCCTAGATATCAATTGGATGTTAACGCTAAGTTGGAACTTGCTGCTGCCGCACAAGAACAAGAtggcgaaaagaaaattcacGACACCAGTGATGAAGACATGGCAATTAACGGTTTGGAAAGAGCTTCTACTGCCGTCGAATCTCTTGACAATCATCCTCCAAAGGCTTCGTTCAAAGATTTCTGCAGACATTTTGGTCAATGGAAGTACGGTAAGATTTTGCTAGGTACTGCTGGTTCATGGTTTACCTTAGATGTTGCTTTCTACGGGTTGAGTTTAAACAGTGCTGTTATTCTGCAAACCATCGGTTATGCCGGTTCCAAAAACGTTTACAAGAAACTGTATGATACTGCTGTCGGTAATCTGATTTTGATTTGTGCTGGTTCATTACCTGGTTACTGGGTATCCGTCTTCACTGTCGATATAATCGGTAGAAAACCAATTCAATTAGCCGGTTTCATCATCTTGACCGCTTTGTTCTGTGTCATCGGTTTCGCATACCATAAACTTGGTGACCATGGTCTGTTGGCTCTTTACGTCATTTGtcaattcttccaaaacTTCGGTCCAAACACAACCACCTTTATTGTTCCTGGTGAGTGTTTCCCAACTCGTTACAGATCTACTGCTCATGGTATTTCTGCTGCATCTGGTAAGGTCGGTGCCATTATTGCACAAACCGCTTTGGGTACTCTAATCGACCATAACTGTGCTAGAGACGGTAAGCCAACCAACTGTTGGTTACCTCACGTCATGGAAATTTTCGCCTTATTCATGTTGTTGGGTATCTTCACAACCTTGTTGATCCCAGAAACTAAGAGAAAGACTCTAGAAGAAATTAACGAGCTATACCACGATGAAATCGATCCTGCTACGCTAAACTTCAGAAACAAGAATAATGACATTGAATCTTCCAGCCCATCTCAACTTCAACATGAAGCATAA
- a CDS encoding uncharacterized protein (hypothetical protein; conserved among S. cerevisiae strains; YML122C is not an essential gene) → MPRNDSNQYYARWCCYRRPIRAAFARKGPFNSSSGYEENVARLKNTRSSHCRTARCQFNSSTWTCYFQHVGRKLATAIDYGSPQSIEISEIGAVMHQMSCERLSLSLFSRFACLLARLKTCVLLIN, encoded by the coding sequence ATGCCAAGAAATGACAGCAATCAGTATTACGCACGTTGGTGCTGTTATAGGCGCCCTATACGTGCAGCATTTGCTCGTAAGGGCCCTTTCAACTCATCTAGCGGctatgaagaaaatgttgCCCGGCTGAAAAACACCCGTTCCTCTCACTGCCGCACCGCCCGATGCCAATTTAATAGTTCCACGTGGACGTGTTATTTCCAGCACGTGGGGCGGAAATTAGCGACGGCAATTGATTATGGTTCGCCGCAGTCCATCGAAATCAGTGAGATCGGTGCAGTTATGCACCAAATGTCGTGTGAAAGGCTTTCCTTATCCCTCTTCTCCCGTTTTGCCTGCTTATTAGCTAGATTAAAAACGTGCGTATTACTCATTAATTAA
- a CDS encoding uncharacterized protein (hypothetical protein; YML119W is not an essential gene; potential Cdc28p substrate) produces the protein MSPSPSVSPRRTLNNKSSYINNSGGLVLPPTQFNLNQQPVLSFQQKATFDSNQQFFYYPESPTKNLRPRFNSISQVNKGVNEDHYTGGGSSNNNRPSRYTNTMGAANTNVNSHPHHQSVSHLNSKSLKFNQTKEVSSINEIIFPSRTCTKKRYFTKPIDLYGTRSSTSVAPKLTNSPTKSKTNFNIKKCILPRSVVTTYKLPSPVHETIDDISKKIIILLISLKFEKNYHFLQPIQLSTNSKTRISKSLDELCGVQLTSTLRQQKQLQGNSKPVKNLPNSNAKQRAGASVSTNANESFELSFDGKAMDRSDIFRMVDSFSIAISDEDEEDEEEDSFQQRSANNRILPAEILSNEPLK, from the coding sequence ATGAGCCCAAGTCCATCAGTGTCGCCAAGAAGGACGCTCAATAACAAATCATCTTACATCAATAACAGCGGTGGGCTGGTCCTGCCTCCTACGCAGTTTAATTTGAATCAGCAGCCAGTCCTGAGCTTCCAACAAAAAGCGACTTTCGATTCCAACCAGCAGTTTTTCTATTATCCAGAGTCACCCACAAAAAACCTGAGACCAAGGTTTAACAGTATTTCGCAGGTTAATAAAGGAGTTAATGAAGACCATTATACCGGGGGCGGTAgcagtaataataacagGCCATCTAGATATACAAATACCATGGGCGCTGCAAACACCAATGTAAATTCCCATCCGCATCATCAGTCGGTGTCGCATTTAAATTCTAAATCTCTTAAATTCAATCAAACGAAGGAAGTGAGCAGCataaatgaaattatttttccttCCAGAACGTGTACAAAGAAACGGTATTTTACCAAGCCAATTGATTTGTATGGTACAAGaagtagcactagtgtgGCACCTAAGTTGACGAATTCTCCCAcgaaatcaaaaacaaatttcaaCATCAAGAAGTGCATCTTACCTAGGTCCGTCGTTACCACATATAAATTACCATCTCCAGTGCACGAAACGATAGACGATatatccaaaaaaatcataatCCTGCTAATTTCGTTGAAGTTTGAGAAAAACTATCACTTCTTGCAACCTATTCAATTGTCCACAAATAGTAAGACACGGATCTCAAAATCACTAGACGAATTATGCGGAGTGCAGCTGACATCAACGTTACGGCAACAAAAGCAGCTGCAAGGTAACAGCAAGCCCGTAAAGAATCTCCCTAATTCCAATGCGAAGCAGAGAGCCGGGGCCAGTGTTTCCACAAATGCCAACGAAAGCTTTGAATTGAGTTTTGATGGAAAGGCAATGGATAGATCTGATATATTTCGAATGGTAGATTCTTTTAGCATCGCCATTtcagatgaagatgaggaagatgaGGAGGAGGATAGCTTTCAGCAGAGAAGTGCGAACAACAGAATCCTCCCTGCGGAGATACTAAGTAATGAACCTTTGAAATGA
- the GTR1 gene encoding Rag GTPase GTR1 (Subunit of TORC1-stimulating GTPase and EGO/GSE complex; subunit of Gtr1-Gtr2 GTPase that activates TORC1 in response to amino acid stimulation; subunit of EGO/GSE vacuolar membrane complex that regulates exit from rapamycin-induced growth arrest and sorting of Gap1p; involved in phosphate transport, telomeric chromatin silencing and oxidative stress response; activated by Iml1p (GAP) subunit of SEACIT complex; targeted to vacuole via AP-3 pathway; similar to human RagA and RagB) — MSSNNRKKLLLMGRSGSGKSSMRSIIFSNYSAFDTRRLGATIDVEHSHLRFLGNMTLNLWDCGGQDVFMENYFTKQKDHIFQMVQVLIHVFDVESTEVLKDIEIFAKALKQLRKYSPDAKIFVLLHKMDLVQLDKREELFQIMMKNLSETSSEFGFPNLIGFPTSIWDESLYKAWSQIVCSLIPNMSNHQSNLKKFKEIMNALEIILFERTTFLVICSSNGENSNENHDSSDNNNVLLDPKRFEKISNIMKNFKQSCTKLKSGFKTLILNNNIYVSELSSNMVCFIVLKDMNIPQELVLENIKKAKEFFQ, encoded by the coding sequence ATGTCGTCAAATAATAGGAAGAAACTGCTTCTGATGGGCCGGTCCGGCTCCGGTAAATCGTCAATGAGGTCGATCATCTTTAGTAACTACTCCGCTTTTGACACTAGGAGATTGGGTGCCACCATTGATGTAGAGCACTCCCATTTGAGATTTCTTGGGAATATGACTCTAAATCTGTGGGACTGTGGTGGGCAGGACGTGTTTATGGAGAATTATTTCACCAAGCAAAAAGACCACATTTTCCAGATGGTGCAGGTGTTAATTCACGTTTTTGATGTAGAGTCAACTGAAGTTCTCAAGgatattgaaatatttgcaAAAGCTTTGAAGCAATTAAGGAAGTACTCTCCCGAcgccaaaatttttgttcttctgcATAAGATGGATCTTGTTCAGTTGGATAAGAGAGAGGAGCTGTTCCAAATCATGATGAAAAACCTGAGTGAAACGTCTTCGGAATTTGGGTTTCCCAATCTGATAGGTTTTCCTACTTCGATTTGGGATGAGAGTTTATACAAGGCATGGTCGCAGATTGTATGCTCGCTAATACCCAATATGTCCAACCATCAAAGtaatttgaagaagtttaAGGAGATTATGAACGCCCTTGaaattattcttttcgAAAGAACAACTTTCTTAGTGATATGCTCCAGTAATGGCGAAAATAGTAATGAAAATCATGATAGTTCggataataataatgtcTTGCTAGACCCGAAGCGATTCGAAAAGATATCCaatataatgaaaaactTCAAGCAGAGTTGCACGAAATTGAAGAGCGGATTCAAGACTTTAATATTGAACAACAACATCTACGTCAGCGAGTTATCGTCCAATATGGTGTGTTTTATAGTGTTGAAAGATATGAATATTCCACAAGAATTAGTATtggaaaacatcaaaaaagCCAAAGAGTTTTTCCAATGA
- the PGA3 gene encoding cytochrome-b5 reductase (Putative cytochrome b5 reductase, localized to the plasma membrane; may be involved in regulation of lifespan; required for maturation of Gas1p and Pho8p, proposed to be involved in protein trafficking; PGA3 has a paralog, AIM33, that arose from the whole genome duplication), translating to MSKEDIEGTNILDEPVHGIYIPAALFVVGVAITTYMSGELKILWSLPILFMIIFVRAYSAYKRRRSLYPDRWTSLELEDQTIISKNTALYRFKLKTRLESLDIPAGHHVAVRVPIDGKQEVRYYNPISSKLESGYLDLVVKAYVDGKVSKYFAGLNSGDTVDFKGPIGTLNYEPNSSKHLGIVAGGSGITPVLQILNEIITVPEDLTKVSLLYANETENDILLKDELDEMAEKYPHFQVHYVVHYPSDRWTGDVGYITKDQMNRYLPEYSEDNRLLICGPDGMNNLALQYAKELGWKVNSTRSSGDDQVFVF from the coding sequence ATGTCAAAAGAAGACATAGAAGGAACTAACATTCTAGACGAACCTGTCCACGGGATCTATATTCCTGCCGCGCTATTCGTTGTTGGTGTTGCAATCACCACGTATATGTCTGGTGAATTGAAAATCCTGTGGAGTTTACCCATTCTCTTCATGATCATCTTCGTCAGAGCATACTCTGCctacaaaagaagaagatcacTGTATCCAGATAGGTGGACTTCGTTAGAATTGGAAGATCAAACCATAATTTCCAAGAATACCGCCCTGTATCGTTTTAAGTTGAAGACAAGACTGGAAAGCTTGGACATTCCCGCTGGTCATCATGTTGCTGTACGCGTTCCAATTGACGGCAAACAAGAGGTCAGATACTATAATCCGATCAGTTCTAAACTAGAAAGTGGATACTTGGATTTGGTGGTGAAAGCATACGTTGATGGTAAAGTCTCCAAATATTTCGCTGGCTTAAATTCTGGTGACACCGTGGATTTCAAGGGGCCAATAGGTACTTTGAACTACGAACCAAATTCCTCCAAGCATTTAGGTATCGTAGCCGGTGGTTCTGGTATCACGCCAGTCCTACAGATCTTGAATGAAATCATCACCGTTCCTGAAGATTTGACGAAAGTCTCCCTGCTATATGCCAATGAGACTGAAAATGACATTCTATTGAAGGACGAACTGGATGAGATGGCCGAAAAATACCCACATTTCCAGGTCCATTACGTGGTACACTATCCATCCGACAGATGGACCGGAGATGTCGGCTACATCACCAAGGACCAGATGAACAGGTATCTGCCGGAATATTCGGAGGATAACAGACTCTTGATCTGTGGACCTGATGGAATGAACAACTTGGCCCTTCAATACGCTAAAGAACTGGGCTGGAAGGTCAATTCAACGAGAAGTTCTGGCGACGATCAAGTCTTCGTCTTTTAA
- the TUB3 gene encoding alpha-tubulin TUB3 (Alpha-tubulin; associates with beta-tubulin (Tub2p) to form tubulin dimer, which polymerizes to form microtubules; expressed at lower level than Tub1p; TUB3 has a paralog, TUB1, that arose from the whole genome duplication), with protein sequence MREVISINVGQAGCQIGNACWELYSLEHGIKEDGHLEDGLSKPKGGEEGFSTFFHETGYGKFVPRAIYVDLEPNVIDEVRTGRFKELFHPEQLINGKEDAANNYARGHYTVGREIVDEVEERIRKMADQCDGLQGFLFTHSLGGGTGSGLGSLLLENLSYEYGKKSKLEFAVYPAPQLSTSVVEPYNTVLTTHTTLEHADCTFMVDNEAIYDICKRNLGISRPSFSNLNGLIAQVISSVTASLRFDGSLNVDLNEFQTNLVPYPRIHFPLVSYAPILSKKRATHESNSVSEITNACFEPGNQMVKCDPTKGKYMANCLLYRGDVVTRDVQRAVEQVKNKKTVQMVDWCPTGFKIGICYEPPSVIPSSELANVDRAVCMLSNTTAIADAWKRIDQKFDLMYAKRAFVHWYVGEGMEEGEFTEAREDLAALERDYIEVGADSYAEEF encoded by the exons ATGAGAGAGGTCATTAGTATTAATG TTGGTCAAGCAGGTTGTCAAATAGGTAATGCATGCTGGGAATTGTACTCCCTAGAGCATGGCATCAAGGAAGACGGCCATTTGGAGGATGGCTTGTCAAAACCTAAGGGAGGTGAAGAAGGATTTTCTACATTCTTCCATGAAACGGGGTACGGAAAATTCGTCCCAAGAGCAATCTACGTGGATTTAGAGCCCAATGTTATCGATGAAGTACGTACAGGACGTTTCAAGGAGCTTTTCCATCCAGAACAATTGATTAACGGTAAGGAAGATGCCGCCAATAACTACGCAAGAGGCCATTATACAGTGGGTAGAGAAATAGTGGatgaagttgaagaaagaattaGAAAGATGGCCGACCAATGTGACGGTTTACAAGGGTTCTTGTTCACCCACTCCCTCGGTGGTGGAACTGGTTCCGGTTTAGGTTCCCTGTTATTAGAAAACTTATCGTATGAATACGGGAAGAAATCCAAATTGGAATTCGCCGTTTATCCTGCGCCTCAATTGTCTACTTCCGTCGTGGAACCTTACAACACGGTTTTAACCACGCATACCACCCTGGAACACGCAGACTGTACGTTTATGGTCGATAACGAAGCCATTTACGATATATGCAAGAGGAACTTGGGAATTTCTAGACCAAGCTTCAGCAACTTGAACGGGTTGATTGCCCAAGTGATATCATCTGTTACAGCCTCTTTGAGGTTCGATGGTTCATTAAACGTGGATTTGAACGAATTTCAGACCAACTTGGTACCATATCCAAGAATTCATTTCCCTTTGGTTTCCTACGCACCCATCTTGTCCAAGAAGAGGGCCACCCATGAATCCAACTCCGTGTCAGAAATCACAAACGCTTGTTTCGAACCGGGCAATCAAATGGTTAAGTGTGACCCAACAAAGGGGAAGTACATGGCTAACTGTTTGTTATACAGAGGTGACGTGGTGACCAGAGATGTCCAAAGAGCCGTCGAACAGgtgaagaataaaaaaacagtACAAATGGTGGATTGGTGTCCAACAGGATTTAAGATTGGTATTTGTTATGAGCCACCAAGTGTGATACCAAGTTCCGAATTAGCCAATGTGGATAGAGCTGTCTGCATGCTATCCAACACCACTGCCATCGCGGACGCTTGGAAGAGAATCGATCAGAAATTCGACCTGATGTATGCCAAACGTGCTTTCGTCCATTGGTATGTCGGTGAAGGTATGGAAGAAGGTGAGTTCACCGAAGCTAGAGAAGATTTAGCTGCCTTAGAAAGAGATTATATTGAAGTGGGTGCCGATTCTTACGCTGAGGAGTTCTAA
- the NDI1 gene encoding NADH-ubiquinone reductase (H(+)-translocating) NDI1 (NADH:ubiquinone oxidoreductase; transfers electrons from NADH to ubiquinone in respiratory chain but does not pump protons, in contrast to higher eukaryotic multisubunit respiratory complex I; upon apoptotic stress, is activated in mitochondria by N-terminal cleavage, then translocates to cytoplasm to induce apoptosis; homolog of human AIFM2; yeast NDI1 complements several phenotypes of human cell line with mutated MT-ND4, implicated in Leber hereditary optic neuropathy) produces MLSKNLYSNKRLLTSTNTLVRFASTRSTGVENSGAGPTSFKTMKVIDPQHSDKPNVLILGSGWGAISFLKHIDTKKYNVSIISPRSYFLFTPLLPSAPVGTVDEKSIIEPIVNFALKKKGNVTYYEAEATSINPDRNTVTIKSLSAVSQLYQPENHLGLHQAEPAEIKYDYLISAVGAEPNTFGIPGVTDYGHFLKEIPNSLEIRRTFAANLEKANLLPKGDPERRRLLSIVVVGGGPTGVEAAGELQDYVHQDLRKFLPALAEEVQIHLVEALPIVLNMFEKKLSSYAQSHLENTSIKVHLRTAVAKVEEKQLLAKTKHEDGKITEETIPYGTLIWATGNKARPVITDLFKKIPEQNSSKRGLAVNDFLQVKGSNNIFAIGDNAFAGLPPTAQVAHQEAEYLAKNFDKMAQIPNFQKNLSSRKDKIDLLFEENNFKPFKYNDLGALAYLGSERAIATIRSGKRTFYTGGGLMTFYLWRILYLSMILSARSRLKVFFDWIKLAFFKRDFFKGL; encoded by the coding sequence ATGCTATCGAAGAATTTGTATAGTAACAAGAGGTTGCTCACCTCGACGAATACGCTAGTCAGATTCGCTTCCACCAGATCCACAGGGGTGGAAAACTCCGGAGCAGGTCCTACATCTTTTAAGACCATGAAAGTCATTGACCCTCAGCACAGCGACAAACCAAACGTGCTGATACTGGGTTCGGGGTGGGGAGCTATTTCGTTTTTAAAGCACATTGACACCAAGAAGTACAACGTTTCCATCATCTCTCCTAGAAGCTATTTCTTATTTACGCCTTTGTTACCTTCTGCACCAGTTGGGACAGTAGACGAAAAGTCAATTATTGAGCCCATCGTTAATTTTGCTCTCAAGAAAAAGGGGAACGTTACCTACTATGAGGCAGAAGCCACCTCTATCAATCCCGACAGGAATACCGTTACCATAAAATCATTATCTGCCGTTAGCCAGCTATACCAACCTGAAAACCATCTAGGGCTGCATCAAGCAGAACCTGCTGAAATTAAGTACGATTATTTAATCAGTGCTGTAGGTGCGGAACCTAACACATTTGGTATTCCTGGGGTCACTGATTACGGTCATTTCCTGAAGGAAATTCCCAACTCTTTGGAAATAAGAAGAACTTTTGCCGCCAATCTAGAGAAGGCTAACTTATTGCCAAAGGGTGATCCcgaaagaagaagactaCTGTCCATTGTCGTGGTTGGTGGTGGGCCTACTGGTGTAGAGGCCGCTGGTGAACTACAGGATTATGTTCACCAGGACCTGAGAAAGTTTCTCCCTGCATTGGCCGAAGAAGTCCAAATTCACTTGGTCGAAGCTCTGCCCATCGTTTTGAATatgtttgagaaaaagCTTTCATCATACGCGCAATCACATTTAGAAAACACTTCGATCAAAGTACATCTGAGAACGGCTGTCGCcaaagttgaagaaaagcaatTGTTGGCAAAGACCAAACACGAAGACGGTAAAATAACCGAAGAAACTATTCCATACGGTACTTTGATTTGGGCCACGGGTAACAAGGCAAGACCGGTAATCACTGAccttttcaagaaaattcCTGAGCAAAACTCGTCCAAGAGAGGATTGGCAGTGAATGACTTTTTGCAGGTGAAAGGCAGCAACAACATTTTCGCCATTGGTGACAATGCATTTGCTGGGTTGCCACCAACCGCCCAAGTAGCGCACCAAGAGGCCGAATATTTGGCCAagaattttgataaaatggCTCAAATaccaaatttccaaaagaatCTATCTTCAAGAAAGGATAAAATTGATCTCTTGTTCGAGGAGAACAACTTTAAACCTTTCAAATACAACGATTTAGGTGCCTTAGCATACCTGGGATCCGAAAGGGCCATTGCAACCATACGTTCCGGTAAGAGAACATTTTACACCGGTGGTGGCTTAATGACCTTCTACTTATGGAGAATTTTGTACTTGTCCATGATTCTATCTGCAAGATCGAGATTAAAGGTCTTTTTCGACTGGATTAAATTagcatttttcaaaagagacTTTTTTAAAGGATTATAG